In Plodia interpunctella isolate USDA-ARS_2022_Savannah chromosome 1, ilPloInte3.2, whole genome shotgun sequence, one DNA window encodes the following:
- the LOC128673656 gene encoding dolichyldiphosphatase 1-like produces MEDKVLAVDDRFHNNVDIEWQPLALTLVEYPKGDLIGKFFAFISLSPFGIGAGFIALILFRRDLHTIVFFLGTLLNELLNIILKHIICEARPIARGNLYNEYGMPSSHAQFVWFFNVYVLYFVVIRLHHINNNSIISALWRVIIVGGCTTLALLVSIGRVYLHYHTTSQVVVGGFVGFIFATLWFLIVHRVFTPLFPQLVSLKFFEMLMIRDTTLIPNVLWFEYTTSRQEARARGRKLAALKPAQ; encoded by the exons ATGGAGGATAAAGTTCTTGCTGTTGACGATCGTTTTCACAATAATGTTGATATTGAGTGGCAACCACTGGCCCTCACTTTAGTAGAATATCCGaaag GTGATTTAATAGGAAAGTTTTTCGCGTTTATTAGTCTATCTCCATTTGGAATCGGAGCTGGATTCATAGCTCTAATTTTATTCCGACGTGATCTCCACACC atCGTATTTTTTTTGGGTACATTACTGAATGAACTGCTGAATATTATCTTAAAGCATATAATTTGCGAGGCTAGACCTATAGCACGAGGGAATTTGTACAATGAATATGGAATGCCATCATCACATGCTCAATTTGTTTGGTTTTTTAATGTCTATGTGCTTTACTTTGTAGTTATCAG GTTGCATcacataaataacaatagcATTATATCAGCACTGTGGAGGGTAATCATTGTGGGAGGCTGCACAACTTTAGCTTTATTAGTGAGCATTGGCAGAGTGTATCTTCATTACCATACAACATCTCAAGTGGTTGTAGGTGGATTTGTTGGATTCATATTTGCTACTTTATGGTTCTTGATAGTTCATAGAGTCTTCACACCTCTTTTCCCACAGTTGGTGTCATT GAAATTTTTTGAGATGTTGATGATAAGAGATACGACATTGATCCCGAATGTGTTGTGGTTCGAGTACACGACGTCGCGGCAAGAGGCCCGCGCGCGAGGCCGCAAGCTGGCGGCACTGAAGCCCGCGCAATGA
- the LOC128671936 gene encoding coiled-coil domain-containing protein 25 — MVFYFTSSVVSPPVTLFMGADKHENEDLIKWGWPEDVWFHVDKVSSAHVYLRLTPGQTIDDIPNSVLDDACQLVKANSILGNKMNDIDIVYTMWANLKKTAGMEVGQVAFHKDKDVRKVRVAKRNNEIVNRLNKTKKEAFPDFRLERESRDREEREDKKKLLREKKEKEKEEEKKKKEEAELRSYSTLMRKENMTTNYDGNDSDDFM; from the exons ATGGTATTCTACTTCACAAGCAGTGTTGTTTCTCCTCctgttacattatttatggGTGCTGATAAACATGAGA ATGAAGACCTGATAAAGTGGGGATGGCCAGAAGATGTGTGGTTCCATGTGGACAAAGTTTCATCAGCTCATGTATATTTACGTTTAACACCt GGCCAGACAATAGATGATATTCCAAATTCAGTTCTAGATGATGCCTGCCAATTAGTTAAAGCAAATTCAATATTGGGAAACAAAATGAATGACATAGATATTGTGTACACCATGTGGGCTAACTTGAAAAAAACTGCAGGAATGGAG GTGGGTCAAGTAGCTTTCCATAAAGATAAAGATGTCAGAAAAGTGAGAGTAgctaaaagaaataatgaaatagttaatagactaaataaaacaaaaaaagaagcTTTCCCAGACTTCAGGCTGGAAAGAGAGTCCAGGGATAGAGAAGAAAGAGAAGATAAGAAGAAACTTTTGAGAGAgaaaaaagagaaagaaaaagaagaggagaagaagaagaaggaagAAGCAGAATTGCGAAGTTATTCTACATTGATGAGAAAGGAAAATATGACAACAAATTATGATGGCAATGATTCAGAtgattttatgtga
- the Tgt gene encoding queuine tRNA-ribosyltransferase catalytic subunit isoform X2, with protein sequence MRAINTYIIRCNGTMKGLLPDQLEDLDCEIILGNTYHLGNRPGTEVLQKAGGLHKFMGWNRALLTDSGGFQMVSLLKLAEITEDGVNFRSPYDDSEIMLSPEKSIEIQNCIGADIIMQLDDVVQTTFQNYDRIKEATERTSRWLDRCLAAHKRPTEQSIFPIVQGLLNPELREQSARQHMSKEVNGFAIGGLSGGEAKDDFWPMVSLCTGILDKKRPRYLMGVGLAIDLVICVALGVDMFDCVFPTRTARFGCALINKGQLNLKQKQYEIDLRPIDKDCSCTTCQNYTRAYLHSIVTAETVACHLISVHNIAFQMRLMRTMRENITKGTFPQFVQTFIDELYSGGNYPNWVVNSLKSVGINIVQS encoded by the exons ATGAgggcaataaatacatatattatcagATGTAAT GGAACTATGAAAGGTTTGTTACCAGATCAGCTTGAGGATTTGGATTGCGAGATAATCCTGGGTAACACATATCATTTGGGGAATCGACCTGGAACTGAAGTACTGCAAAAGGCTGGTGGTTTACACAAATTCATGGGTTGGAATAGAGCTCTTTTAACTGATTCTGGTGGTTTTCAAATGGTATCACTGTTAAAATTGGCAGAAATAACTGAGGATGGAGTAAATTTCAGATCACCCTATGATGATTCCGAAATTATGCTAAGTCCAGAAAAGTCTatagaaattcaaaattgtattg GAGCTGATATAATCATGCAATTAGATGATGTTGTGCAAACAACATTCCAAAATTATGATCGCATCAAAGAAGCCACTGAGAGAACAAGTCGCTGGCTTGACCGTTGTCTTGCGGCTCACAAAAGACCTACAGAGCAAagtatatttcctatagtccAGGGACTTCTAAACCCAGAGTTAAGAGAGCAAAGTGCTAGACAACATATGTCAAAAGAAGTAAATGGTTTTGCAATCGGAGGTTTGAG tggCGGTGAAGCCAAGGACGATTTCTGGCCAATGGTCAGTTTATGTACAGGCATTTTAGACAAAAAGAGGCCACGGTATCTGATGGGTGTAGGACTAGCAATCGACCTGGTCATATGTGTTGCACTTGGAGTTGACATGTTTGACTGTGTTTTTCCAACTAGAACTGCT aggTTTGGTTGTGCATTGATAAATAAAGGCCAGCTTAATCTTAAGCAGAAGCAGTATGAGATTGATTTGAGACCTATTGACAAGGATTGCTCATGTACTACTTGTCAAAACTACACAAGAGCATATCTACACAGTATTGTCACAGCAGAAACGGTCGCATGCCACCTTATCTCAGTGCACAACATTGCTTTTCAG ATGCGTTTAATGAGGACCATGAGGGAAAACATTACTAAAGGCACATTTCCCCAATTTGTGCAGACATTTATTGATGAACTATACTCTGGAGGGAATTATCCGAATTGGGTTGTCAATTCCTTGAAATCAGttggaataaatattgtacagaGCTAA
- the Tgt gene encoding queuine tRNA-ribosyltransferase catalytic subunit isoform X1, with product MGGKTLALTFNITAECKTTRARVGLMKLPNYEVNTPVFMPVGTQGTMKGLLPDQLEDLDCEIILGNTYHLGNRPGTEVLQKAGGLHKFMGWNRALLTDSGGFQMVSLLKLAEITEDGVNFRSPYDDSEIMLSPEKSIEIQNCIGADIIMQLDDVVQTTFQNYDRIKEATERTSRWLDRCLAAHKRPTEQSIFPIVQGLLNPELREQSARQHMSKEVNGFAIGGLSGGEAKDDFWPMVSLCTGILDKKRPRYLMGVGLAIDLVICVALGVDMFDCVFPTRTARFGCALINKGQLNLKQKQYEIDLRPIDKDCSCTTCQNYTRAYLHSIVTAETVACHLISVHNIAFQMRLMRTMRENITKGTFPQFVQTFIDELYSGGNYPNWVVNSLKSVGINIVQS from the exons ATGGGTGGTAAAACCCTGGctttaacatttaatattacagcAGAATGTAAAACTACGAGAGCTCGAGTAGGTTTGATGAAATTACCTAATTATGAGGTTAATACACCGGTTTTTATGCCTGTTGGAACACAG GGAACTATGAAAGGTTTGTTACCAGATCAGCTTGAGGATTTGGATTGCGAGATAATCCTGGGTAACACATATCATTTGGGGAATCGACCTGGAACTGAAGTACTGCAAAAGGCTGGTGGTTTACACAAATTCATGGGTTGGAATAGAGCTCTTTTAACTGATTCTGGTGGTTTTCAAATGGTATCACTGTTAAAATTGGCAGAAATAACTGAGGATGGAGTAAATTTCAGATCACCCTATGATGATTCCGAAATTATGCTAAGTCCAGAAAAGTCTatagaaattcaaaattgtattg GAGCTGATATAATCATGCAATTAGATGATGTTGTGCAAACAACATTCCAAAATTATGATCGCATCAAAGAAGCCACTGAGAGAACAAGTCGCTGGCTTGACCGTTGTCTTGCGGCTCACAAAAGACCTACAGAGCAAagtatatttcctatagtccAGGGACTTCTAAACCCAGAGTTAAGAGAGCAAAGTGCTAGACAACATATGTCAAAAGAAGTAAATGGTTTTGCAATCGGAGGTTTGAG tggCGGTGAAGCCAAGGACGATTTCTGGCCAATGGTCAGTTTATGTACAGGCATTTTAGACAAAAAGAGGCCACGGTATCTGATGGGTGTAGGACTAGCAATCGACCTGGTCATATGTGTTGCACTTGGAGTTGACATGTTTGACTGTGTTTTTCCAACTAGAACTGCT aggTTTGGTTGTGCATTGATAAATAAAGGCCAGCTTAATCTTAAGCAGAAGCAGTATGAGATTGATTTGAGACCTATTGACAAGGATTGCTCATGTACTACTTGTCAAAACTACACAAGAGCATATCTACACAGTATTGTCACAGCAGAAACGGTCGCATGCCACCTTATCTCAGTGCACAACATTGCTTTTCAG ATGCGTTTAATGAGGACCATGAGGGAAAACATTACTAAAGGCACATTTCCCCAATTTGTGCAGACATTTATTGATGAACTATACTCTGGAGGGAATTATCCGAATTGGGTTGTCAATTCCTTGAAATCAGttggaataaatattgtacagaGCTAA
- the LOC128682991 gene encoding polycomb group protein Psc-like, translated as MVTSNKLPDKKVVRMSEQKNNAVVPQRTLLGEVNEHITCPLCRGYYIDATTIVECLHSFCRSCIIKHLQIKSYCPVCEMMINSAKPNIKLDKALQDIVYKLVPGLFQREMDRRQQFYASRPGPAASATPEQRGEDTERIIFSPEDVISFSLEFADVTDTDSISSKSSDSSEPQNASSITRRYLQCPAVVNISHLKKFLSMKFDIDSSQFAIDILYKRVPLPDYYTLMDIAYIYNWKRNEPMRFFYQIIDYVAIRNRLFDINRKETHFGDRKSSPTSTEDTNVSSPAPNLNDQGSEASSGTDSPMPEDSHSNQADEISKKNSEKIHSKDTQEKNSIPTSKKNDDDEEKSQFLNSFELTAKNSANLKSPVKQNSNDDSSSNISILTGKSNSPKSEDSLKRKFQMPPNTPEMKKLKIEIEKTKIPVTKNISLINTNPSNKSTDTSIKPNNMESVPKNSGTNQASNSLTSAPLKEENKDVKQPVPPTKHSSDTSSMKRANPGTNTISSPKRKPIDSSMITPPSGPKTVSPLKIQVPKAEAQSACKKIADAPAVKKMPDLKPSNMGSLSFPTKQPINKVRMDLLANNSDIDRSKILPQVKSPLGPPGAIPGSGDPLKSLFDSCKINIPSSLSITLTDQKLEARNSSDPGTTDPKKIVGNKNLVASNNNSNIHKVPCSQVPNYIQILKLPDSDPKKVTKSEGSSDPKLNPPNKIEINAAQPKPGKSSDVSAKGPIPNLKPISDTKLAKQSGNFSSPITFQQTFEQQLQSLQSDKKSKLPKNKPQVPKLVPATPKALSAANKPNNPNNKPSPSSTSTPETKTGSALDLSTTNTMPSQLGQQPFDKAFETMQSIANLAKKQNLQSKGLGVMSQTNAFSAMTNRPLTSGVSPLRIPSTTNINQVKSDKALPNSPHTNNAHSRQEIASKNNTTKPINNVTTSVASPAFVGSSHNSPNTQPSPRQTRSPSSSPKLVIAEEKQVSNSLTDQQTGTQPNQLLNTQLPIMSMPKSEVSKSSPGPSKPGLKPVKPLTPVSKIPAVRPPQTPNIKQSPMLNNSEYHALLRHQFEMNWLKVQRQYDMYKNSLNPPPQGDFNKDKQYFMKMNLCASVISCLTSTFLGNAVVIVKMSVVQTSIPFKLRKRVNIVSKKSNIENEDIINKGLTSQRHLKRSNTVDNSFNDSDTDDVSPTKIPKGTIPVIPNSDEDKNICLESPNEIAKPLTSREKEIEWLENFLDEHLETEKSGSLYISGQPGTGKTASLTYILKLKKFRESYKQVYVNCTMMKSATSIYNRICKELQLKTAGSTEKACLKAIESYLQKKHKMTLLVLDEIDQLDSKRQSVLYTIFEWASVARSGLVLVGVANALDLTERSLPRLQARCCLRPVTLHFPPYTKEQIVNIFTAVLADEDKSKLFSPVALQMLAAKIASVSGDMRRALDIGRRVIELAKRSKFSENQSVDCMMRDSTVTVELKQVLEVLNDVYGGSRNIDTDVEEGLPMQQKLILCSLMLMLTKGKNKDVAMGKFYDVYRRVASGRNIQPLELSEALSACALLEARGAVSVAGRGAARGRKLRLRWDAADLAAALRDKPLLAAILSDTAALTHH; from the exons ATGGTTACGTCTAATAAATTACCTGACAAAAAGGTCGTAAGAATGtctgaacaaaaaaataatgctgTAGTTCCTCAAAGAACTCTATTAGGTGAAGTGAATGAACACATAACATGCCCACTATGTCGGGGTTATTATATAGACGCTACAACCATTGTGGAATGTCTGCACTCGTTTTGTCGAAGTTGTATCATAAAACATTTGCAAATCAAAAGTTACTGTCCAGTTTGTGAAATGATGATTAATTCTGCTAAACCTAACATCAAATTAGATAAAGCACTTCAGGacattgtttacaaattgGTACCTGGTCTCTTTCAAAGAGAAATGGACAGAAGACAACAATTTTATGCATCAAGGCCTGGGCCAGCTGCTTCAGCTACACCAGAGCAGAGAGGTGAAGATACTGAAAGAATTATATTTAGCCCTGAGGATGTTATATCTTTTTCCTTGGAGTTTGCCGACGTAACTGATACTGATAGTATTTCAAGTAAGTCTTCAGACAGTAGTGAACCTCAAAATGCTTCTTCTATCACAAGAAGATACTTGCAGTGCCCTGCAGTTGTTAATATCAGCCATTTAAAGAAGTTTCTCagtatgaaatttgatatagaTAGTTCTCAGTTTGCCATTGACATTTTGTATAAGAGAGTACCACTCCCagattattatactttaatggACATTGCTTACATATATAATTGGAAAAGAAATGAGCCCATGCGTTTCTTCTACCAAATAATTGATTATGTCGCAATTCGAAACAGATTGTTTGACATAAACCGCAAAGAAACTCATTTTGGAGACAGAAAATCCAGTCCAACATCTACTGAGGATACAAATGTTAGCAGTCCAGCTCCGAACTTGAATGATCAGGGTTCAGAAGCATCATCTGGGACTGACAGCCCTATGCCAGAAGATAGTCATTCTAACCAAGCTGATGAGATATCAAAGAAAAATTCTGAGAAAATTCACAGTAAAGAtacacaagaaaaaaatagtataccAACATCTaagaaaaatgatgatgatgaagaaaAGTCACAATTTCTTAATTCTTTTGAACTCACAGCAAAAAACAGTGCTAACTTGAAATCTCCTGTCAAACAAAATTCTAATGATGATAGTAGCAgcaatatttctattttgacAGGCAAATCTAATTCCCCTAAATCAGAAGAttctttaaaaagaaaatttcaaatgCCTCCTAACACACCTGAAAtgaagaaattgaaaattgaaatagaGAAAACCAAAATACCTGTAACTAAGAACATTTCTTTGATTAACACAAATCCAAGCAATAAATCGACAGATACTTCTATTAAACCCAATAACATGGAAAGTGTACCTAAAAACAGTGGAACTAATCAAGCCAGTAATTCTCTGACTTCTGCTCCTCTCAAAGAGGAAAATAAAGATGTAAAACAACCTGTTCCACCTACTAAACACAGTTCCGATACATCAAGCATGAAAAGAGCTAATCCAGGCACTAACACTATTTCTTCACCTAAACGTAAACCAATTGACAGTTCAATGATAACACCTCCATCTGGTCCTAAAACAGTATCCCCACTGAAAATTCAAGTTCCAAAAGCTGAAGCTCAATCAGCATGTAAAAAAATAGCTGATGCACCAGCAGTCAAAAAGATGCCAGATTTAAAACCTAGTAATATGGGTTCTCTATCTTTTCCTACTAAACAGCCTATTAACAAAGTAAGAATGGATTTATTAGCAAACAATAGTGACATAGATAGAAGTAAAATACTCCCTCAAGTCAAATCACCTTTAGGACCACCAGGTGCTATTCCAGGTTCTGGTGATCCTTTGAAATCCCTCTTTGATTCATGCAAAATTAACATACCATCTTCATTGTCAATCACATTAACTGATCAAAAATTAGAGGCCCGTAACTCTAGTGACCCAGGAACTACTGATCCCAAAAAGATTGTTGGGAATAAAAATCTTGTTGcatctaataataatagtaatatacaTAAAGTCCCTTGTTCCCAAGTTCCTaactatatacaaatattgaaattaccTGATAGTGACCCaaaaaaagtaactaaatcTGAAGGAAGTTCCGATCCAAAACTAAATCctccaaataaaattgaaattaatgctGCCCAGCCTAAACCAGGCAAATCTTCTGATGTGTCAGCAAAGGGACCAATACCAAATCTTAAACCTATTTCTGATACTAAATTAGCAAAACAAAGTGGGAACTTTTCGTCTCCTATCACCTTTCAACAAACATTTGAACAGCAGCTGCAGTCTCTGCAATcagataaaaaatctaaattgcCGAAAAACAAACCACAGGTCCCAAAATTAGTGCCAGCTACACCTAAAGCTCTAAGTGCTGCTAATAAACCAAACAATCCCAACAATAAGCCAAGCCCTAGTAGTACATCAACACCAGAAACTAAAACTGGTTCAGCTTTGGACTTGTCAACAACTAATACCATGCCAAGTCAGTTAGGACAACAGCCTTTTGATAAAGCGTTTGAAACCATGCAGTCAATAGCAAACTTGGcaaaaaagcaaaatttgCAATCAAAAGGTTTGGGTGTAATGTCTCAAACTAATGCCTTTTCTGCTATGACTAACAGACCATTGACTTCAGGTGTTAGTCCATTAAGAATACCATCTACCACTAATATCAACCAAGTTAAATCTGACAAGGCTCTTCCCAATTCACCTCATACAAATAATGCCCATTCAAGACAAGAAATAGCCTCTAAGAATAATACAACTAAACCCATAAATAATGTCACTACTTCTGTTGCATCACCAGCTTTTGTAGGTTCCTCCCATAATTCCCCAAATACACAACCATCACCTAGACAAACGAGATCCCCGAGCTCATCTCCAAAGTTAGTTATTGCTGAAGAAAAACAAGTATCTAATTCTTTAACAGATCAACAAACAGGAACACAACCTAATCAACTATTAAACACCCAGCTACCAATCATGAGTATGCCAAAAAGTGAAGTTTCTAAATCATCACCGGGACCATCAAAACCAGGACTGAAACCTGTGAAACCATTGACACCTGTAAGCAAAATACCAGCAGTCAGGCCTCCTCAAACCCCAAACATTAAACAGAGTCCAATGTTGAACAATTCTGAATATCATGCTTTACTAAGGCAtcaatttgaaatgaattgGCTTAAAGTTCAAAGACAGTatgatatgtataaaaattccTTAAATCCTCCTCCTCAAGGAGATTTCAACAAAGATAAGCAATA CTTCATGAAAATGAACttg TGTGCTAGTGTTATTTCCTGCTTGACGTCGACCTTCTTGGGTAATGCAGTTGTTATCGTTAAG ATGTCTGTGGTGCAAACTTCTATTCCCTTTAAACTGCGTAAAAGAGTTAATATTGTGTCCAAAAAGTCGAATATAGAAAATGAAGATATTATCAACAAGGGATTAACTAGTCAAAGACACTTAAAAAGAAGTAATACTGTAGACAATTCATTCAATGACTCTGACACAG ATGACGTCTCTCCTACTAAAATTCCAAAAGGAACAATCCCAGTCATACCTAATAGTGacgaagataaaaatatatgccttGA ATCTCCAAATGAAATTGCAAAGCCTTTGACAAGTCGAGAAAAAGAAATAGAGTGGTTGGAAAACTTCTTAGACGAGCATTTAGAGACAGAAAAATCCGGCTCCCTTTATATCTCTGGACAGCCAGGGACTGGAAAAACAGCTAGTTTAACATATATATTGAAGTTAAAAAAG tttcGCGAGTCTTATAAGCAAGTCTACGTGAACTGTACCATGATGAAGTCTGCGACCAGCATCTACAACAGAATCTGCAAAGAACTACAGTTGAAGACAGCTGGCTCAACAGAGAAAGCTTGTCTAAAAGCGATTGaaagttatttacaaaagaaacACAAGATGAC cCTGCTGGTTCTAGACGAAATCGACCAGCTGGACAGCAAGCGGCAGTCGGTGCTGTACACGATATTCGAGTGGGCGAGCGtggccaggtcggggctggtTCTGGTGGGCGTGGCCAACGCGCTGGACCTCACCGAGCGCTCGCTGCCGCGGCTGCAGGCCCGCTGCTGTCTGCGCCCCGTCACGCTGCACTTTCCGCCCTACACCAAGGAACAGATCGTCAATATCTTCACCGCTGTACTCGCGGACGAGGACAAGTCTAAACTGTTTTCGCCTGTGGCTTTGCAGATGTTGGCGG CTAAAATTGCTTCCGTATCGGGTGACATGAGACGCGCCCTGGACATCGGAAGACGAGTGATCGAACTTGCTAAACGCAGTAAGTTCTCAGAGAATCAATCGGTGGACTGTATGATGAGGGACAGCACCGTCACAGTGGAGCTGAAGCAAGTTCTGGAAGTCCTGAACGACGTCTACGGCGGCTCGAGGAACATAGACACTGACGTCGAGGAAGGATTGCCGATGCAGCAGAAATTGATTCTGTGTAGTCTTATGTTAATGTTGACCAAAGGAAAGAACAAAGATGTTGCGATGGGGAAATTTTACGATGTGTATAGAAG AGTGGCGTCGGGACGCAACATCCAGCCGCTGGAGCTGAGCGAGGCGCTGAGCGCGTGCGCGCTGCTGGAGGCGCGCGGGGCGGTGAGCGTGGCggggcgcggcgcggcgcgcggcCGCAAGCTGCGCCTGCGCTGGGACGCCGCAGACCTCGCCGCCGCGCTGCGCGACAAGCCGCTGCTCGCCGCCATCCTCAGCGACACCGCCGCGTTAACACATCATTAA
- the LOC128682815 gene encoding uncharacterized protein LOC128682815, producing the protein MNAGVLIREETCGCASPSDAAAHRTRVSSRHLSRTQSRPLARIAPIFTELPEMSRHTCLAAAVLAVLCVVDAQRRLALPDPRSCANRVRHSTYRDARGVLHSYFFSWEHTPTRNLEVDWLDARNICRRHCMDAVSLETPQENEFIKQRIARGNVRYIWTSGRKCNFAGCDRPDLQPPNVNGWFWSGSGAKIGPTTQRNTGDWSYTGGFGQPQPDNREAAQGNDESCLSILNNFYNDGIKWHDVACHHVKPFVCEDSDELLNFVRSRNPNLRL; encoded by the exons ATGAATGCCGGAGTCTTAATTAGAGAGGAGACCTGCGGCTGCGCCAGTCCCTCCGACGCCGCCGCGCACCGCACCCGCGTCTCGTCCCGCCACCTCAGCCGCACGCAATCGCGACCGCTCGCTCGCATCGCACCCATCTTCACAGAACTACCAGAG ATGAGCCGGCACACCTGCCTGGCAGCTGCGGTGCTCGCCGTGCTGTGCGTGGTCGACGCGCAGCGCCGCCTCGCTCTGCCCGACCCCAGGAGTTGCGCTAACA GAGTCCGTCACTCGACATACCGCGACGCCCGTGGGGTGCTCCACTCATACTTCTTCAGTTGGGAGCACACCCCCACACGGAACCTGGAGGTGGACTGGCTCGACGCCAGGAACATCTGCCGGCGCCACTGCATGGACGCCGTCTCGCTGGAAACACCACAG GAGAATGAATTCATAAAGCAGAGGATCGCTCGGGGCAATGTCAGATACATTTGGACGTCCGGACGCAAGTGCAACTTCGCAGGCTGCGACCGGCCCGACCTGCAACCGCCCAACGTGAACGGCTGGTTCTGGTCCGGCTCCGGCGCCAAGATCGGGCCCACCACGCAGCGCAACACCGGAGACTGGTCCTACACTGGCGGCTTCGGACAACCTCAGCCTGACAATCGTGAAGCTGCACAA GGTAATGACGAGTCGTGCCTGTCCATCCTGAACAACTTCTACAACGACGGCATCAAGTGGCACGACGTGGCGTGTCACCACGTGAAGCCGTTTGTCTGCGAGGACAGCGACGAGCTGCTCAACTTCGTGCGCTCGCGCAACCCCAACCTGCGTCTATGA
- the LOC128669365 gene encoding dnaJ homolog subfamily A member 2-like → MADNKLYEILGVSRNASESEIKRSYHKLAKEFHPDKNPAAGDKFKEISYAYEVLSDPKKRTIYDKYGLKGLQEGDGQGGGFPPDDLLGHFFGDIFGMGGGSRSRGPARGEDTIHPLKVSLEDMYVGKTAKLQLSKNVICGPCKGIGGKPGSVVSCKDCHGQGIKVSYQQIAAHMTRQFQSRCPTCHGQGEIINEKDRCPKCKGKKVLNETKILEVHIEKGMRENQKIYFRGEGDQQPDTQPGDVIIVLQQKPHEVFQRTGQDDLVMKHEITLTEALCGFEFVVKHLDGRDLLVKHAPGDVIKPGDLKGILGEGMPQYKNPFEKGNLYIKFDVIFPENNFAPEEKLKEIESILPPRPAFVMPTGDDVEEVNLMDYTASERGRGREEAYASDDDEHMHAGPGVQCAHQ, encoded by the exons ATGgctgataataaattatacgaaaTATTGGGTGTTTCCAGAAATGCAAGTGAATCAGAAATAAAAAGA AGTTATCATAAATTGGCTAAAGAATTCCATCCTGATAAAAATCCCGCTGCGGGTGACAAATTCAAGGAAATTAGCTACGCCTATGAAGTGTTGTCCGATCCTAAGAAAAGAAcaatttatgataaatatggGTTGAAAGGGTTGCAAGAAGGTGATGGTCAAGGAGGAGGATTCCCACCTGATGACTTGTTGGGTCACTTTTTTGGTGACATATTTGGTATGGGCGGTGGTAGCCGAAGCCGAGGCCCTGCGCGTGGCGAAGATACAATTCATCCTCTAAAGGTGTCTCTTGAAGACATGTATGTGGGGAAAACAGCCAAATTGcaattaagtaaaaatgtgatttgtGGTCCTTGTAAAGGCATTGGTGGGAAGCCAGGATCTGTGGTGTCTTGTAAGGACTGTCATGGACAGGGTATAAAAGTGTCTTATCAACAAATAGCCGCCCACATGACTCGTCAGTTCCAATCCCGTTGTCCTACATGTCATGGACAAggtgaaataattaatgaaaaggATAGATGTCCTAAATGCAAAGGAAAAAAAGTCTTAAATGAGACTAAAATTCTGGAAGTACATATTGAAAAAGGTATGAGGGAAAATCAGAAAATATACTTCAGAGGTGAAGGAGATCAGCAACCTGACACCCAGCCAGGAGATgtcatcattgttctccaacAGAAACCACATGAAGTGTTCCAAAGGACTGGTCAGGATGACCTCGTTATGAAGCATGAAATTACCCTGACTGAAGCATTGTGTGGCTTTGAATTTGTTGTGAAACATTTAGATGGCAGagatttacttgtaaaacatgcTCCAGGAGATGTCATCAAGCCAGGTGACTTAAAAGGCATATTAGGGGAAGGTATGCCTCAATACAAGAATCCATTTGAAAAAGGAaatctatatattaaatttgatgtaattttcCCTGAAAACAACTTTGCGCCTGAGGAAAAGCTGAAAGAAATAGAGAGTATATTGCCTCCACGACCTGCTTTTGTTATGCCAACTGGAGATGATGTAGAAGAGGTAAATCTAATGGATTATACAGCTAGTGAGCGTGGCCGAGGCAGAGAAGAAGCTTATGCcagtgatgatgatgaacatATGCATGCTGGACCTGGTGTGCAGTGTGCTCATCAGTAG